In a single window of the Thermofilum uzonense genome:
- a CDS encoding signal recognition particle protein Srp54 — protein sequence MESLRASLLGVVEKIRNSVLLDTRDVDAIIRDLQRVLLKADVDVKLVFDLSERIKKRFFSQEIPSGFSKRDVLIKILYEELVTLLGGENTTPYVVPKTPYTIMLVGIEGSGKTTTAAKLAKYFKEQGYRVGLIAADTYRPGAHDQLKQLAEKIGVYFYGNPHSKTPLAIVEEGVKELTSKNVQILIIDTAGRHKDEEALMREVVEIHESLKPDDVMLIIDATLGKEVSRQAAAFHERIPLGHVIITKLDGSARGGGALSAVAATGARIAFIGTGEKLEDLEPFVPQKFVARLLGMPDLEALIKRFQAVEAVERERAKLIASGKITLLDLKEQLLEVRKLGPLSKVLEMLGGSSLPLKGSIEGSEEEFDKWIAIMNSMTQEELLKPEIIDRSRMMRIARGSGTSVRDVRKLLDSYHQMRKLVRQLYRSRRRIPGLNL from the coding sequence ATGGAGAGTTTGCGGGCAAGCCTCTTGGGCGTTGTTGAAAAGATTAGAAACTCCGTACTTCTCGACACAAGGGATGTAGACGCTATTATACGAGATCTTCAACGTGTATTGTTAAAGGCCGATGTAGACGTTAAGCTGGTCTTTGACCTATCCGAGAGGATTAAAAAGAGGTTCTTCTCACAGGAGATCCCCTCGGGGTTCTCTAAGAGGGATGTTTTAATAAAAATCCTCTACGAAGAACTTGTAACCTTACTTGGAGGGGAAAACACTACACCCTACGTTGTGCCTAAAACTCCATACACAATCATGCTTGTCGGAATCGAGGGTTCAGGAAAGACTACAACGGCAGCTAAGCTTGCCAAGTATTTCAAGGAGCAAGGTTACAGGGTAGGCTTGATCGCAGCTGACACGTACAGGCCAGGAGCCCATGACCAGTTAAAACAGCTTGCCGAAAAAATAGGCGTTTATTTCTATGGGAACCCGCACTCGAAGACCCCCCTCGCGATAGTCGAGGAAGGAGTTAAGGAGTTGACCTCGAAGAATGTTCAGATCCTCATAATCGACACGGCTGGCAGGCATAAAGACGAAGAAGCCCTAATGAGGGAAGTTGTTGAAATCCATGAGTCATTAAAACCCGACGATGTCATGTTGATTATCGATGCTACTCTTGGGAAGGAGGTCTCGCGTCAGGCTGCAGCCTTTCACGAGCGTATACCTCTTGGACACGTCATTATTACAAAACTGGACGGCTCTGCCCGTGGTGGTGGAGCTCTTTCAGCCGTAGCGGCAACGGGTGCGAGGATAGCCTTTATTGGAACAGGCGAGAAGCTTGAAGATCTCGAACCGTTTGTGCCCCAGAAGTTTGTTGCACGTCTCCTAGGAATGCCTGACCTGGAGGCCCTAATCAAGAGGTTTCAGGCAGTTGAAGCTGTGGAGAGGGAGAGAGCAAAACTAATAGCCTCAGGAAAAATTACTCTATTAGATCTTAAAGAACAACTTTTAGAGGTCAGGAAGCTTGGCCCTCTATCGAAAGTTTTAGAGATGTTAGGAGGTTCATCATTACCCTTAAAGGGGTCGATCGAGGGTAGTGAGGAAGAATTCGATAAGTGGATAGCGATCATGAATTCTATGACGCAAGAAGAGCTCTTGAAGCCCGAGATAATAGATAGGTCCCGTATGATGCGAATCGCTAGAGGGTCTGGGACAAGCGTTAGGGATGTCAGGAAGCTTCTTGACTCGTATCACCAGATGAGGAAGCTAGTCAGACAGCTCTACCGCTCTAGAAGACGTATCCCTGGGTTGAACCTTTGA
- a CDS encoding RNA methyltransferase, producing the protein MKRRFIVVMGSQDLSSRRPLLTRIISSSFYLSHGIRRDVTLEFYLWDAKRRIVFQGGSLKHVHVDEASLIGIIRKIEARIPVASRKIKIHDGITLEGSVEFGDEPGFIIDEHGTPLELVISKITGSPVFIIPLHNTLPNDVRENQRVKVTSKPKQPDVVIAILNMKLDRLYL; encoded by the coding sequence TTGAAACGCAGGTTTATAGTAGTAATGGGTTCACAAGACCTCTCATCACGAAGACCACTTCTTACAAGGATAATCTCATCGTCTTTTTATCTCTCTCACGGTATAAGACGCGATGTAACCCTCGAGTTCTACTTGTGGGACGCGAAGCGGAGAATTGTGTTTCAAGGGGGCAGCCTCAAACATGTGCACGTGGACGAGGCTTCCCTTATTGGAATCATAAGAAAAATCGAGGCCAGGATCCCCGTAGCTTCAAGGAAAATAAAAATTCATGACGGTATAACTCTCGAAGGCAGTGTAGAGTTTGGCGACGAGCCTGGCTTTATTATTGATGAGCATGGAACCCCGCTGGAACTGGTAATATCAAAAATTACGGGAAGCCCTGTCTTTATTATACCGCTGCATAATACGCTTCCTAACGATGTAAGAGAAAACCAGAGGGTTAAAGTTACTTCTAAGCCTAAACAACCAGATGTAGTGATAGCAATACTAAATATGAAGCTTGATCGCTTATACCTGTAG
- a CDS encoding RNA-guided pseudouridylation complex pseudouridine synthase subunit Cbf5, which produces MQSLHPKYLRGSPRREVLIRADSETDPSYGFPPDKRPVEVLLKYSVINLDKPVGPNSHEIVAWLRRVLGIDRVAHAGTLDPKVSGILPITLNNAVRVLPVLLHEDKEYICVMRLHGDVDREKVERTVSMFTGSIYQRPPLRSAVKRNLRVRKIFGIRLLEIQGRNVLLHVWCEAGTYMRKLCHDIGEVLGVGAHMQELRRIRSGSLTEESGLATLHDVVDSYLIWKSHGIEEYLRRVFLPVEESIQNLPKVWIRDTAVDAVCHGAPLAVPGIVKLENNIRVGDEVAILTLKNELVAVGRSRMTTEQMMSAKSGIAIDVKHVVMDPGTYPKAWK; this is translated from the coding sequence TTGCAGAGCCTGCACCCCAAATATTTACGAGGGTCACCGCGACGCGAAGTCCTTATCAGGGCTGACTCTGAGACGGATCCAAGCTATGGTTTTCCGCCTGACAAGCGTCCAGTAGAGGTTCTTCTCAAATACTCTGTCATAAATCTCGACAAGCCTGTGGGTCCAAACAGCCATGAGATTGTTGCATGGCTTAGACGTGTCCTCGGGATTGATCGAGTTGCACATGCTGGGACGCTCGATCCCAAAGTCTCAGGTATTTTGCCTATAACGCTTAACAACGCTGTTAGGGTGCTCCCAGTTCTGTTACACGAGGATAAAGAGTATATCTGTGTGATGAGACTCCACGGGGACGTTGACCGTGAGAAGGTCGAGAGAACTGTATCCATGTTTACCGGGTCGATCTATCAGAGACCGCCGCTTAGATCAGCGGTGAAGAGAAATCTACGGGTCAGAAAAATCTTCGGGATAAGACTTCTTGAAATCCAGGGCCGGAACGTGCTTCTTCATGTGTGGTGCGAAGCTGGAACTTATATGCGCAAGCTCTGCCATGATATAGGAGAGGTTCTAGGTGTTGGTGCACATATGCAGGAACTAAGACGCATAAGATCCGGTTCTCTTACAGAGGAGAGCGGGCTCGCTACTCTGCATGACGTGGTGGACTCATACTTAATATGGAAGTCTCACGGCATAGAAGAATACTTGAGACGAGTCTTTCTACCCGTAGAGGAATCGATACAAAACTTGCCGAAGGTCTGGATTCGTGATACAGCTGTTGATGCTGTCTGTCATGGAGCTCCATTAGCCGTGCCTGGAATAGTTAAACTCGAGAATAATATACGTGTAGGAGACGAGGTAGCTATTCTTACATTGAAAAACGAGCTTGTAGCTGTTGGCAGAAGTAGAATGACGACTGAACAGATGATGTCTGCGAAGAGTGGGATTGCGATCGATGTAAAGCATGTAGTTATGGATCCTGGCACTTATCCTAAGGCATGGAAATGA
- a CDS encoding 50S ribosomal protein L14e gives MPKVFDVGRICVKTAGREAGRKCVVVDIIDENFVVVTGPKNITGVKRRRVNVKHLEPLQNKIIINKGASDEEVLTALEKAGLIEFMREKVQPVIAPVFS, from the coding sequence ATGCCGAAGGTTTTCGACGTCGGTAGGATATGCGTGAAGACAGCTGGACGTGAGGCGGGAAGAAAGTGCGTAGTCGTGGACATAATCGACGAGAACTTCGTAGTAGTTACAGGTCCAAAGAATATTACAGGCGTTAAGAGAAGACGTGTAAACGTGAAGCATCTAGAGCCCCTCCAAAACAAGATAATCATAAACAAGGGAGCTAGTGACGAGGAGGTTCTCACGGCTCTTGAGAAGGCTGGACTGATAGAGTTTATGCGTGAGAAAGTACAGCCAGTGATTGCTCCTGTTTTCTCATAG
- a CDS encoding Hsp20/alpha crystallin family protein — MSDPTRIAEELAEAMAKVQKELNETLRNIWAKYSSLYPEKLRVYDPLYDIEDRGESIAVYLDVPGFKRNEIRIRVTEDSLEVIAEKAEERVKEEGERKYVQRQRLYKQIYKKIILPVKVRPEQARARLEDGVLVVILPKSGAEREVEVKLE, encoded by the coding sequence GTGAGTGATCCCACACGTATTGCCGAGGAGCTAGCCGAGGCTATGGCTAAGGTTCAGAAAGAGCTCAACGAGACACTTCGAAATATCTGGGCGAAATATTCTTCACTGTACCCAGAAAAGCTTCGAGTGTATGACCCCCTCTACGATATAGAGGACAGAGGTGAGAGCATTGCAGTCTACTTGGACGTGCCAGGCTTCAAGAGGAATGAGATACGGATAAGGGTAACTGAAGACTCCCTTGAGGTGATAGCTGAGAAAGCCGAGGAAAGAGTAAAGGAAGAAGGCGAAAGGAAGTATGTCCAAAGGCAAAGGCTATACAAGCAAATATACAAGAAGATAATCCTACCCGTAAAGGTAAGGCCTGAACAGGCACGAGCAAGGCTGGAAGACGGAGTCCTAGTAGTTATACTGCCTAAGAGCGGAGCGGAGCGCGAAGTAGAAGTCAAGCTGGAATAG
- the yciH gene encoding stress response translation initiation inhibitor YciH yields MSAEILDNILKGVFKEQQVIKIRVEKRKGHRDVTIITGLDTKDPELRKMVSELKSKLACGGTIKDDHVELQGDHRDKVKEYLIAHGFPESNILVE; encoded by the coding sequence ATGAGCGCCGAGATACTTGATAATATATTAAAGGGCGTCTTCAAGGAGCAACAAGTAATAAAGATAAGGGTTGAGAAAAGGAAGGGTCACAGAGATGTGACCATTATAACAGGGCTTGACACAAAGGATCCAGAGTTGAGGAAAATGGTATCAGAGCTAAAATCAAAGCTTGCATGCGGCGGCACCATAAAGGACGACCACGTGGAGCTACAAGGCGATCACAGAGACAAAGTTAAAGAGTACCTGATAGCTCACGGCTTCCCTGAAAGCAACATTTTAGTCGAGTAG
- a CDS encoding DNA-directed RNA polymerase subunit P, translating into MSSGEKPYKCLQCGREFTREEVLMLPGFRCPYCGFRIVEKTRPPIPKRVKAI; encoded by the coding sequence ATGAGTTCTGGCGAGAAACCCTACAAGTGTCTACAATGTGGGAGAGAATTTACACGTGAAGAAGTCTTGATGCTGCCTGGCTTCAGATGCCCTTACTGCGGGTTTAGAATAGTGGAGAAGACGCGGCCTCCAATACCTAAACGCGTCAAGGCGATATAA
- the porB gene encoding pyruvate synthase subunit PorB: protein MAHKVFPREEYLLKGHAACPGCGATLLLRHVLKTLGPDTYLVIPACCTSVIAGPHPRSAFKVPVLHIAFAASAAAASGMSEALEKLGKKGNVVVWAGDGGTVDIGLQALSGAAERGNNIIYICYDNEAYMNTGIQKSGSTPYKAWTTTTPTGNPGHKKDVPSIMAAHGIPYVATINPAYPNDIAAKLKKASNMHGLKYIHAFSPCPPGWRYDPALTVKIARLAVETGIWILYEVENGVFRLTGPSVRLIEKRNRRPVEEYLKLQGRFSHLSKEDIEAIQSSVDQRWEEIASLVKQ from the coding sequence ATGGCGCATAAGGTTTTTCCCCGCGAAGAGTACCTGTTGAAGGGACACGCGGCCTGTCCGGGTTGTGGAGCTACCCTTTTGCTACGACATGTCTTGAAGACTCTAGGACCCGACACATACTTAGTAATACCTGCATGTTGTACCTCAGTGATAGCGGGGCCTCATCCGCGCAGCGCCTTCAAGGTGCCTGTTCTACACATCGCCTTTGCAGCCAGCGCTGCAGCGGCATCGGGGATGTCTGAGGCTCTCGAGAAGCTCGGAAAAAAAGGCAACGTGGTCGTCTGGGCTGGTGACGGCGGGACTGTTGACATAGGACTTCAAGCTCTAAGCGGTGCAGCAGAGCGTGGAAACAATATCATCTATATATGCTATGATAACGAGGCATACATGAATACGGGGATTCAGAAGTCGGGTTCTACCCCGTATAAAGCATGGACCACCACGACCCCAACGGGCAATCCTGGACACAAGAAAGACGTTCCCTCGATAATGGCGGCGCACGGGATTCCTTATGTCGCGACCATCAACCCAGCCTACCCGAACGACATTGCGGCAAAGCTGAAGAAAGCGTCCAATATGCATGGCCTTAAATACATCCACGCCTTCTCACCATGCCCTCCTGGGTGGAGGTATGACCCGGCTCTAACAGTGAAGATCGCGAGGTTAGCTGTAGAAACCGGAATTTGGATTTTATACGAGGTGGAGAACGGCGTTTTTCGACTCACTGGTCCAAGTGTAAGATTAATAGAGAAGAGGAATAGACGGCCCGTAGAAGAGTATCTAAAGCTCCAGGGTCGGTTTTCACACCTAAGTAAGGAGGATATAGAGGCAATACAGTCTAGCGTCGATCAACGCTGGGAAGAGATAGCCTCTCTAGTAAAACAGTGA
- a CDS encoding transketolase C-terminal domain-containing protein, translating into MSRLLLTGNYAAAYAVRDAEPDVISAYPITPQTPVIEKIADFIDGGELNAKFVRVESEHSAMAALIGAAGVGARTYTATSSQGLFYMYEVIWWASGARLPIVMGVVMRALGPPWSIWSEHTDFYALRDSGWNMLVASSAQEVYDFTLLSYRVAEDTSVLLPTVVGWDAFEVSHTYEPVELVEKSKVKGFLPAKGSWKPPLDAQDPASLGNLAYPEEYIRIRHEMRKASERALGVIEAALKHFSIVSGRQYSFFECRHCEDADTIFVVQGSIYGEVLKAVEELRSEGVKTGVMKLWLYRPFPYKAVSRALEGAKRVIVLARSSVFGSFSPLGADVSSAINLSGGDQKVFDVVLGVGGVDVKSSDIVSIYRMVASGGERTFWWVR; encoded by the coding sequence ATGAGTAGGCTTCTCTTGACTGGGAACTATGCTGCGGCTTACGCGGTTCGTGATGCTGAACCCGATGTGATTTCAGCTTATCCTATCACGCCCCAGACTCCCGTGATAGAGAAGATTGCAGACTTTATAGACGGTGGGGAGCTCAACGCCAAATTCGTGCGTGTTGAGTCTGAGCACAGCGCGATGGCAGCACTTATAGGCGCGGCAGGCGTCGGCGCCAGAACGTATACCGCTACTTCTTCACAGGGGCTCTTTTATATGTACGAGGTTATATGGTGGGCTTCAGGCGCGAGGCTTCCGATTGTTATGGGGGTTGTTATGCGTGCGTTGGGTCCCCCTTGGAGCATATGGAGCGAGCACACAGACTTCTATGCACTCAGGGACAGCGGATGGAACATGCTCGTGGCTTCCTCTGCCCAGGAGGTATACGACTTTACACTTCTATCGTATCGCGTTGCAGAGGATACGAGTGTGCTCCTGCCAACCGTGGTGGGATGGGATGCCTTTGAGGTTTCACATACATATGAGCCTGTAGAACTCGTAGAAAAATCTAAGGTAAAGGGATTCCTCCCCGCCAAGGGCTCCTGGAAGCCACCGCTGGATGCTCAGGATCCTGCGAGTCTCGGAAACCTAGCTTATCCTGAGGAGTATATACGCATAAGACACGAGATGAGGAAGGCAAGTGAACGGGCTCTCGGAGTAATCGAGGCAGCACTCAAACACTTTTCTATAGTATCGGGTCGACAATACTCCTTTTTTGAATGCAGACATTGTGAGGACGCGGATACAATCTTTGTGGTTCAAGGTTCTATTTACGGCGAGGTTCTTAAAGCGGTTGAGGAGCTACGGAGCGAGGGTGTTAAGACAGGTGTTATGAAGCTCTGGCTCTATAGGCCTTTCCCCTATAAGGCGGTCTCAAGGGCCCTTGAAGGGGCAAAGAGAGTAATTGTCTTAGCTAGATCCTCTGTATTTGGCTCCTTCAGTCCACTGGGCGCTGACGTGTCGTCCGCTATTAATCTCAGTGGCGGTGACCAGAAAGTCTTTGATGTAGTGCTCGGTGTTGGCGGGGTTGACGTTAAAAGCAGCGACATAGTATCGATATATAGGATGGTGGCGTCCGGTGGAGAGAGAACTTTCTGGTGGGTGAGATAG
- a CDS encoding 4Fe-4S binding protein: MSNRVEILLSKPVVGAVPAGTWRTERPVVDQSKCTLCGICWLYCPDGVIEITDKGVEIDYEYCKGCGVCAAECPMKAISMVREV, encoded by the coding sequence ATGTCAAATCGTGTTGAAATTCTTCTAAGCAAGCCCGTCGTGGGTGCCGTACCTGCTGGAACCTGGAGAACCGAGAGGCCGGTCGTGGATCAGTCAAAGTGCACTCTCTGCGGGATATGCTGGCTCTACTGCCCTGACGGGGTAATCGAGATCACCGATAAAGGGGTCGAGATAGACTATGAGTACTGTAAGGGGTGCGGGGTCTGTGCAGCTGAGTGTCCGATGAAGGCAATAAGCATGGTGAGGGAGGTATGA
- a CDS encoding 2-oxoacid:acceptor oxidoreductase family protein, whose protein sequence is MNVSVDVVWLGRGGQGAVTAAMLLAQAALNRGLYALAIPFFGAERRGAPVFAYNKISSSTIYSRSRVEQGDIVAVMDPSLLMSYKLEKIAKPGGTIIASGTKCPEIPGDFKTYMLDAVGIAEDLGLKVAGFALVNMPMLGAVARASGLVGKTELEEAVKQLIKAHVDKNIEAVKRGWEHVKSC, encoded by the coding sequence ATGAATGTATCAGTTGATGTAGTATGGCTTGGGAGAGGAGGACAAGGGGCTGTAACAGCTGCAATGCTGCTGGCCCAGGCCGCTCTCAACAGGGGGTTGTACGCGCTTGCGATACCCTTCTTCGGTGCTGAGAGACGTGGAGCGCCAGTATTTGCATACAATAAGATATCGAGCAGTACTATTTATTCTAGATCACGAGTAGAGCAAGGTGATATAGTCGCAGTTATGGATCCTTCACTGCTCATGTCCTATAAGCTTGAAAAGATCGCTAAGCCGGGAGGCACTATCATCGCATCCGGGACCAAGTGCCCCGAGATCCCCGGGGACTTTAAGACCTATATGTTAGACGCTGTCGGGATAGCCGAAGACCTGGGTTTAAAGGTTGCGGGGTTTGCTCTAGTAAACATGCCAATGCTAGGTGCGGTAGCCAGGGCTAGCGGGCTCGTTGGTAAAACGGAATTAGAGGAAGCGGTGAAACAACTTATCAAGGCGCATGTTGATAAGAACATTGAGGCTGTCAAGAGGGGATGGGAACATGTCAAATCGTGTTGA
- a CDS encoding acetyl ornithine aminotransferase family protein, whose product MLKSVSKPEIKTLPPGPKSKSIIEKDQELIMQSFARWYPFVAKRGYGVWLEDPDGNKYLDFNSGIGVNNTGHAHPKVIEAIKRQAELLLHYSLTDFLYETPVQLAEKLVKITPGTFPKKVFYTNSGAESIEAAIKVARGHFKGSRPYIIAFSGSFHGRTMGALSLTASKPVQRKGFSPLVPNVVHVPYPYCYRCPFRQKYPDCNMWCVDFIEEWVLKKYVPPEEVAAIAFEPIAGEGGYIVPPPDFFKRLKKLADKYGILLIDDEVQAGIGRTGKWFAIEHWGVEPDLIAIAKGIASGLPLGALVGKREIMDLPPGTHASTFGGNPVSCAAAIATLEVIEQERLLENAQKVGEHAMKRLNEMKEEIPSIGDVRGKGLMIGVELVKPDGSPNPELLKNTLDIAFKSGLLVIGSGLSTIRIAPPLVITREEMDVGLEILKASLKKALEQT is encoded by the coding sequence ATGCTTAAATCTGTGTCAAAGCCTGAAATTAAAACCCTTCCTCCGGGACCAAAATCCAAGTCCATTATCGAGAAAGATCAAGAGCTGATAATGCAGAGCTTCGCACGCTGGTATCCGTTCGTCGCTAAAAGAGGTTATGGTGTCTGGCTTGAAGACCCCGACGGTAACAAATACCTTGACTTTAACTCGGGAATAGGCGTAAACAATACTGGACACGCTCACCCAAAGGTAATAGAGGCTATAAAGCGTCAGGCCGAGCTACTTCTCCACTACTCGCTTACCGACTTCTTATATGAGACGCCTGTGCAACTAGCAGAAAAACTAGTAAAGATCACACCGGGGACCTTCCCGAAAAAAGTCTTCTATACGAACAGCGGAGCCGAGTCAATCGAAGCTGCAATAAAGGTTGCTAGAGGACACTTCAAAGGATCCCGCCCCTACATCATTGCCTTCTCAGGCTCATTCCATGGCAGGACAATGGGGGCACTCTCACTGACCGCCAGCAAGCCAGTACAGAGAAAAGGCTTCAGCCCCCTCGTCCCAAACGTAGTACACGTTCCCTACCCCTACTGCTACAGGTGCCCCTTCAGGCAAAAATATCCCGACTGCAACATGTGGTGCGTAGACTTCATAGAGGAATGGGTTTTGAAGAAATACGTCCCGCCAGAGGAGGTTGCTGCTATAGCTTTCGAGCCGATAGCCGGTGAGGGGGGATACATAGTCCCACCCCCTGACTTCTTCAAGAGGCTTAAAAAACTCGCCGACAAGTACGGGATACTACTCATTGACGACGAGGTTCAGGCAGGCATCGGCCGCACAGGAAAATGGTTTGCGATAGAGCACTGGGGCGTAGAGCCAGACCTCATAGCCATCGCTAAAGGCATAGCATCTGGACTCCCACTAGGCGCCCTCGTAGGCAAACGGGAAATAATGGACCTCCCTCCAGGAACCCATGCCAGTACGTTCGGAGGAAACCCTGTAAGTTGTGCAGCAGCGATAGCCACACTGGAGGTAATCGAGCAGGAACGCCTCCTGGAAAATGCCCAGAAAGTCGGCGAGCACGCTATGAAGAGGCTAAACGAGATGAAAGAAGAGATCCCATCCATAGGCGACGTCAGAGGTAAAGGCTTGATGATAGGCGTTGAGCTCGTTAAGCCGGACGGCTCGCCGAACCCCGAGCTCCTTAAAAACACGCTAGACATCGCCTTCAAGTCAGGGCTACTCGTCATAGGGTCAGGTCTAAGCACGATTAGAATCGCCCCGCCACTCGTAATAACACGTGAGGAAATGGACGTGGGCCTAGAAATCCTGAAGGCCTCCCTGAAAAAAGCACTCGAGCAAACCTAG
- a CDS encoding CBS domain-containing protein, translating into MPIPTPEELRMLRIKAGLTQSEVARRAGVSQSLIARIEAGKVNPRVSTLIRIYSALKSFVEDELTACDVMSYPVVFVKPQTSLVEAAKIMWEKGFSQLPVMRDENSENVGTLFDDDILTAFMHEGDRAPQLTVADVMSDPLPIVPCGTKVRIIARMLGKGIPAVLVEQEMRVVGIITKSDIAKLLLPEYSRKT; encoded by the coding sequence ATGCCCATACCTACACCAGAGGAGCTTCGAATGTTAAGGATTAAAGCGGGCCTAACGCAGAGCGAGGTAGCAAGACGGGCAGGAGTGAGTCAGAGCCTCATCGCTAGGATCGAGGCTGGTAAAGTTAACCCTCGTGTATCAACGTTGATACGGATTTATTCTGCCTTGAAGAGCTTCGTCGAGGACGAATTAACCGCGTGCGACGTCATGAGTTATCCGGTCGTCTTTGTTAAGCCTCAGACGAGCCTCGTAGAGGCGGCAAAGATAATGTGGGAAAAAGGGTTTAGTCAGCTCCCCGTCATGCGGGACGAGAATAGCGAAAACGTCGGGACCTTGTTTGACGATGACATATTGACGGCATTCATGCATGAAGGAGACAGGGCTCCTCAATTGACTGTAGCTGATGTTATGTCGGATCCCCTCCCTATAGTACCTTGCGGGACCAAAGTGAGAATTATTGCGCGTATGCTTGGGAAGGGCATACCGGCGGTTCTTGTAGAGCAAGAGATGCGTGTGGTCGGAATCATTACAAAGAGCGATATAGCTAAGCTCCTATTACCCGAGTACTCCCGGAAGACCTAA
- a CDS encoding PINc/VapC family ATPase, with protein MSIDEKIYIPDTSAILSGVLREALKEGTVAGRIILHVSLINYFEELARKGASSGLSGLRELSLLRETIESMQELVELEYAYDMPQALRGVREANPDIISRLVAYEHGGILVTCDDVSAKAARALGIEVLYIPTRGRDKFILEELFDHDIMSVHLKEGARPYAKKGVPGKWSFVELREEPLTREELEDYVRQIFERVRNESQTGFIEYEGVGVVIIQLDTYRIVITKPPFSDGIEITAVRPVAKLRLEDYNLPKKLIDRLEKQAEGILVAGAPGMGKTTFAQALAEYYHRKGKVVKTIESPRDMHLPPEITQYSKSHATSEEIHDVLLLSRPDYTFYDEMRDTRDFQIYADLRLAGVGMVGVVHATSPIDAVQRFIGRVELGMIPSIVDTVIYIKNGQVEKVYSLETVVKIPHGLKEEDLARPVVVVRDFMTGDPEYELYVFGERTFVVPVRRGPARVSVEDYKMRSALERTLSKMLGDGGFEVTVDPNTSMVVIQVSAEYYNYLTGKPRRKLERIVRRYGYGLELKPSF; from the coding sequence ATGAGTATAGACGAGAAGATATACATACCTGATACTTCCGCTATATTAAGCGGGGTTCTACGGGAAGCCCTTAAAGAGGGCACGGTAGCTGGGCGTATCATCCTGCATGTAAGCCTCATTAACTATTTTGAGGAGCTTGCGCGGAAGGGTGCGAGTAGTGGACTCTCTGGTTTAAGGGAGCTTAGCCTGCTACGCGAGACTATTGAGTCAATGCAGGAGCTTGTGGAGCTTGAATATGCATACGATATGCCGCAGGCCCTGAGGGGGGTTCGTGAAGCTAACCCTGATATAATTTCGCGTCTTGTAGCGTATGAGCACGGGGGGATCTTGGTAACATGCGATGATGTCTCAGCTAAGGCAGCTAGGGCGCTTGGCATCGAGGTTCTCTACATTCCGACAAGAGGTCGTGACAAGTTCATACTCGAAGAGCTTTTCGACCATGATATAATGTCGGTTCACTTGAAGGAGGGGGCACGACCCTATGCAAAGAAGGGGGTACCTGGCAAGTGGAGCTTTGTTGAGCTACGCGAGGAGCCGCTAACTCGAGAGGAGCTCGAAGACTATGTGAGGCAGATCTTTGAGAGAGTTAGGAATGAGAGCCAGACAGGGTTCATCGAGTATGAAGGCGTCGGTGTCGTGATAATACAGCTGGACACCTATCGAATCGTCATAACAAAGCCACCTTTCTCGGATGGCATAGAGATAACCGCGGTCAGGCCGGTAGCCAAGTTAAGACTTGAAGACTACAACCTTCCGAAAAAACTCATTGACAGACTTGAGAAGCAAGCCGAGGGCATTCTTGTCGCGGGCGCGCCCGGTATGGGTAAAACGACCTTCGCGCAGGCCCTGGCCGAGTACTATCACAGGAAGGGTAAAGTCGTCAAGACCATAGAGTCCCCTAGAGACATGCACCTGCCACCAGAAATCACACAGTACTCGAAGTCACACGCGACATCCGAGGAAATACATGACGTTTTGCTTCTATCGAGGCCCGACTACACTTTCTACGACGAAATGAGGGACACTCGGGACTTTCAGATCTACGCAGATTTAAGGCTTGCAGGCGTAGGTATGGTTGGAGTAGTTCACGCTACGAGTCCAATAGACGCGGTACAGAGGTTCATAGGCAGAGTCGAGCTCGGCATGATACCCTCGATAGTTGACACTGTAATCTACATAAAGAACGGACAGGTCGAGAAAGTCTACTCGCTCGAGACCGTGGTAAAGATACCACATGGCTTAAAGGAAGAGGACCTAGCGCGACCTGTAGTCGTTGTCAGGGACTTTATGACGGGAGACCCCGAGTACGAGCTTTATGTCTTCGGCGAGAGGACCTTCGTGGTTCCCGTCAGGCGGGGACCAGCGAGGGTGAGCGTGGAGGACTATAAGATGAGGTCAGCGCTTGAAAGGACGCTGAGCAAGATGCTTGGAGACGGGGGCTTCGAGGTAACCGTTGATCCCAACACGTCTATGGTTGTGATTCAAGTATCCGCCGAGTACTACAACTACCTCACTGGCAAGCCGCGCAGGAAGCTTGAGAGAATAGTTAGGAGGTACGGCTACGGTCTAGAGCTTAAACCTTCATTTTAG